From the genome of Gemmatimonadota bacterium:
TCCTGGACCGTCGCGGCGTGGCCGATCACGCCGTATGGGTCTTCCTCCACGGGACGCTGTCCCCCGCCCAGGCCCGCGCCGAAGGTGATGATGTGCCAGCCCCTTTCCCTGGCGTCGTCGAGCATGGCGGCGAAAAGGCGTTCCTTTTCGGGATCGCGCGTTCCCTCCGCGGGCGGATCGACACCGAAGGAACGGTACACGGCGGGATCGCTCTCTAAAACAGGCATCCTCGTGCCGTCGTCCCGTTCGAAGTGGAGATAGCCCACCACGATGCCGGTGACGCCCCCGTCCTGCCACGCGTCGAAGATCCGCTTGTAGTCGGAGATGTACCGATCGAGGGGGTTGTGGACGAAGATCCAGGCTTCCATTTCGTTCTCCTTTTACGAGGTCAAAAGCCGGCACAGATGGGGGATGAACAGCCGGTTGTCGGCCGCGACATAGATCAGCTCGCCCCCCATGCGGCTGAAACTCTTGCCCATGCGGTTGTAGTAGGCCGGGTCGTCCATGGGCGGCTCCCCGGCGTTCCAGTCCCAGTTCTCCGCCGTGAGGTCGTTCACCGCGATGAGGGGCCGCACGGGTCCGAGCCCGTCCTGCCGCCGCAGGTTGTTGGCGATCGAGACGGACTTTTCGAAGACCTGGGGCGCCATGATCGAGGAGCCGACGGACAGGAACACGCCGCCGTCGATGCGGGAGACGCCCTCGGCGAAGATCTGGAAATCGATCATCCCGCCCCGACCGTAGGCGGCGCCGCCGGCCAGGGGATGGGTATAGACGATGTCGTACCCGATACCGGGATGCACGGTGAGCGGCACGCCCAGACGACAGGCATTCCCGGTCAGTGAATGTTGCTTGTAGGGATGTTCGACGGCGTGGCGGCCCGGTGCGATTCCGTGGCGCACGATCGTCTGCAGGAGGTCGGCGCGGGCGGGCATGGCCTCGTCGTCTGCGGGATCGGCGGACCAGTCCGCGAGGGCCTGCCGAAGTTCGGCCGGGTCGGGAATGCGGTACCCGTCCTCCACGATCATCCGCCCCACCGACTCCCCGTAACCCAGGCCGTCCGCCGTGCCGGCCAGTACCGCCAGCGCCGTATGCCGGCCGGTCTCGTCCCACGTGCCGAAACGTCCCCGGGCGACATGGCCGCGCACGTCCTCCTCGGACCTTCCGTGGAAGGCGTATTCCCAGTCGTGGATCACGCCCGCGCCGTTGGTGGCCAGGTGGGTGATCCAGCCCGCTTCCATCATGCGCGTGACCACGGGACCAAGCCCGTTCTTCACGAGGTGCGCGCCGTAGGCCAGCATGACGGAAGCGCCCCTGGAACGGGCTGCGCGCATGCGGCCCGCTATCGTCTGGATCTGGCCTGCCTGGCGGGATGTAGCCGGGGGCAGCGGACTATCGGGATCGACGCGTATGTCGTCGATATGATGCTTGCTTTCCCGGTCCGCCAGCGGTTCAACATGCACCCTGCGGCCATCGATGCGCGGGTAGCCCATGGGCGTCCGTTCCGGAGGTGTGATGCATGGAGGAGAGGATCGATCGCCTGCCTGAAGGCTAATATACGTCCGGGCCCGGTCACGCCAACTTTTTTCAGATACCGATTTCGACGCCCTTGACCGACACGCCCTGGCGGGTGATCTCGAGGTCGACCCGGCACGCTTCCGTGTCGATGAGGAGCCGGTAGGCGCCCGGCGTACCCGGGGCGAAGGAAACGGTGTCGAGGACCTGGCCCTTTAGGGCGGCCAGGGCCTCGTTGGTCTCCGCGACGGCCTGCTTGACGGCCGCTCCCCGAGGCGTGCCGTTGAACAGCCGGAGGAACCGCTTCTCGGCTACGGCGCTCTGGCGCCGACGCACGCGGCCGGACTGCAGGGTGAGTTCGAGGATGTTCTCGAGGCTGGGGACGTTTTCCGGGGAAACCTGTCCCGTTTCGATGTCCCGCCGCAGGGCGAGGTAGGGGATCCTGGCATCCTCGTCCGGCAGGGACGCGGTGAATCCGTCCAGCTCTTCCAGCAGCAGTTCCCGGTCCTGTTCGTCCAATCTCGGGACGCCGCCGTCACGTCCGGGCATTGCTGTCCCCTTCGACCGATCCGCCGCACACCACGGATCGCGTGCACCGTCCATCCCGTTCCACGGGTCGCGGTGACGCCAAGGTGTCGCTTGCGGAAAACCCCGTGGCCAGGAAGGATTCCTCGGCCCCGCCGAGCCGCCAGGCGGATTCACGGACGATCCTGCGCAACAGGCGCAGGTAGAGGATGGCCGCACCACTCATTTTTCCGCCTCCTCGGCCACCAGCGCTTCCATCTCGTGCTCGAAACCGCCGGTCTCCACTGGGCAGTGCATGCCGCATTCCTTGGGCGCGTTCTTTTCCCACCACCAGCGTCCCGCGCGCGAATCTTCGCCGGGCTTCGTGACCCGCGTGCACGGCATGCAGCCGATGCTGGTATAGCCCTGCTCGTAGAGGGGATGTTTCGGGACGTCATAGAGCTCGATGTAGTCCCAGACCTCTTCCTGGGTCCAGTCCGCCAGGGGGCTGATCTTCGCCAGTCCGCCGTGGTCGTGATCGATCTCGATCTTGCGGATGTTCGCCCGGCTGGCCCACTGGTCGCGCCGCAGCCCGGTGAACCATCCGTCCAGGCCCTCCAGGGCGCGCCGGATCGGTTCGACCTTGCGCACGTTGCAGCACTTGAAACGCGATTCCACGGACTTGTAGAACAGGTTCACGCCGTGGGCGCCCACCATGTTCTCCACCTGGAGCAGGTCGGGGAAATACACCTGGATGTCGATGTCGTAGTGGTCCCGGACCTGGTCGATGAAGTCGTAGGTCTCCTGGTGCAGCCGGCCCGTGTCCACCGTGAACACGTGGATGTTCGGATCGATCTGCCAGGCCATGTCCAGCAGGACCATCCCCTCCGCCTGAAAGCTCGTACACAGTCCGGCGCGCCGGCCCCAGCGGTCCAGGGCCCATTCGATCACGGTCTCGGGGGATTCCCCGTCGAACTCGATGGCCAGTTGTCCGGCTTCGAACTCGTCCAGGAAGTCGCGGCCGGGGTGGTCGATGTGTTCCAGGTGGTCCGGGCGGTCCGGGCGGTCCATGGTGCTCATTCCTCTCCTGTGGCAATCGCGGCGAGTTCGATTCCGGCGGCTATCGCGGTCAACTCGTCGTCGCTGTGGCGGTGAAAGAACTTCTGTATGGTCTCGTCGTCCGTTTTCTGGTCCAGGTAAGCGCCGAACAGCCGTTCGGTATAGACATGGACGGACTCCGCGGGCACGCGCCGAAGCACGGGCTGGCCGATGGCGGCCTGTCCGCTCAGGCCGCCGCGGAGGAACAGGTCGTATCCCCGCAGCCGCTCGCCGCCCTCGCCCCGCTCGCGGAGCGTCGTGGCCTGAAACCCGATATCGCCGATCCAGTGGTGGGCGCACGCGTGGGGACAGCCGTCCAGGTTCAGCCGCAGGCCCTTCGCCCGGTCGCCGAAGACACGCTCCATGTGTTCCACGATCTCCGCCATCTTGGTCTTGGTCTCCCCGACCGAATAGTTGCAGAAGGGCTCGCCCGTGCACGCGATGCTGGTTCCCCGCAGGTCGTTGACCTCCATGGGAAAGCCGATGCCGGCCACCGCGCCGGTAACGGATTCCAGCCGGTCTCGGGGAATGTCCGTGAGGATGACGTTCTGGCGGCGGGTCAGCCGGAATTCACCCCCGTATTCGTCGGCCAGGTCGGCCAGCTGGATCATCTGCGTGCCGGTGCAAAGTCCCAGGAACACGGGAAAACCGGCGTAGTACAGTCCTTCCTGCACCTGTTCGTGTATGCCCGTGTGGTCGTGCTCCACCTCGGGCGGCGCGGGTGCCTCGCCATCGTCCAGACGGTATCCCAGGCGGGCTTCCACGCGCTCGCGGTAGGTTTCGACGCCCAGGTCGTCGACCATGAATTTCATCCGGGCCTTCACGCGGGACATGCGGTACTTGAGGTCTTCCTTCCACACATCGATGATGGCGCGAAGGACCGGGATTACGTCGTCCACAGGCACGAAAACGCCCAGGTCGCTCGACAGCCGCGGCCAGGTGGACAGGCCGCCGCCGATCCGGATTGCGAACCCGGGGCGGCCCTCCCGGACGAGGCCCATCAGGCTGATGCAGTTGATCTCCGGCGCGTTGCACTGGTGGGAGCAGCAGGAGATGGTGATCTTGTGCTTCCGTGGCAGGTCGCAGTAATCGGGGTTCCCGTAGAAGAAATCGGCGACTGCCTCGATGACCGGACGGGCGTTGAAGAGTTCGTCGGCGGCCAGACCCGCCACGGGGCAGCCCGTGATGTTGCGCACAGTGTCGCCGCATCCGCCGCTCGTGGACAGCCCCGCGTCATTCAGCGTTTCGAAGATCCGGGGCAGGTCGTTCAGTTTCATGCCGTGGAGCTGGATGTTCTGGCGCGTGGTCAGCTCGCCGTAGTCGCCGCCGAAGTCCTGGGAGACCCGGCCGATGGTGCGCAGCTTGTGTGGCGTGAGCCGTCCGCCCGGCAGCTTGACCCGCATCATGAAGTGGCCCACCTTGGGCTTGTCGTGATACAGCCCGTACCACTGCAGGCGCACCACGTCCTCCTCCGATATCTCCTCGTAGCCCCGGTCGATCAGTTCCGGCAGGTCGTTGATGACCTCCATGGGCGCCTTTTCGTGCTTGAGCCGTTCCACGTAGTTGCGCTTCCGGACCAGGTCCCAGGTGGGTTCCGGTTGTTCGCGCCGAGGTCTGCGGACCGCTTTTGCCATTTTGTTCCCGTTCGAGGTGCGTCTGCCAGGTACGTCTGGCCACGATTTGTTGAAAACGAACTCCCAGTATACCGGGGTCGGAATGGGGCGTCAATAGAAAAAATTACAAACTTGATCAAAATGGTAAATATTAGCGATTCGGCATGGCGCTAGTATTTGGTTTACGAGATCCGGGCTGCCAAATCACACTGATACGATTAGAGGGTCAAAACTACGCTATAGCGGGGCGGGAACTGTCCTGGGCTGAAGGACCTTAAGTAGGGCACACTAGGTGAAAGGAGGGATTATCGATGACCGAATATCTGAATCATGAAGGCAGGATAAGCCGGCTCGAGGGGATTATCGAGCAGATCGACAAGCGATTGGGAACGATTGAAAGGGTGGGCTTTTCAATTCTTGCGACTATCACGGCGCTGTTGGCTGGTGTTGCTACGATTCTGGTTAAACTGTGGTCCTAGTGAGTGATGGACCGGAAGGTCGCCGGGACCGGGATCCACGCTTGTTGCCGAAATCAACGGCCTTCATGCGATCCTTAAGACGATCCTTCACCCGATTCCTCATCCGATTCTTCGATCCGTTGCTTTCGCATCCACAGCCAGTAGGCCGGGATGCCCAACGAGGTGATGGTCAGCCCGATCAGGGTATTTCCGGGGTCGCTGACGACGATGGACACGAAGAAGATCACGCCGATGAGCACGAAGATCGCGGGCGTGACGGGATACCCGAGCGTGCGGTAAGGCCTGGGCACGTCGGGCCGGGTGCGCCGGAAGATGAACACGCTGAAGGTGGTCGTGATGTAGAAGAGCCACAGGGAGCCGGTCCGCGCCGCGATGATGGCGCCCCAGTCGCCCAGGAAGATGATATTTAGGATGCCCACAACGGCCAGGAACACGACGGCGTTGGCCGGCGTTCGGTAGTGCGGGTGGACGCGCGCGACCCATGAGAAGAACATCTTCTCGCGGGCCATGGCGAAGAAGACGCGCGGTCCGGTCAGCATGCCGGCGTTCACGGTGCCGAAGGTGGAGATCATGGCGGTCGCGGCGATGAAAGCCGCCCCGATCGGTCCGACGAGTGCTTGCATGGTCTCGGATGCGACCCGTTCGCTCTCGGCGACGCCCGTGTTGGAAAGCACCAGCAGATAAGCGCTGTTCACGAGCAGGTAGACGACGGTGGTGATGGCGAGACCCAGTATGATGGAAAAGGGCACCCAGCGTCTCGGATTCTTGATCTCCTCCGCCACGTAGGTCGATCCGTCCCAACCGTCGTAGGCGCCGAAGGACGCCATCATGCCGAGGCTGACCAGGCTGAGGAAACCGATGGTGAGCGTGGAATCGGAAGGCCAGACCGGCTGGAAATTACTCGTGTCGGGCGTGATCCCGAAGGCCAGGGCGACCATGAGGAGCAACCCGCCCACCTTGAGAAAGGAAGACAGGTTCTGGACGAGACCACCGAACCGCACGCCCAGGTAATTGATGAAGGCCAGGATGATCAGGGCGATGATCGCCACGCCCCGCATGGCCCAGTCCGGGTATGGACTGTACTGGCTGACGAAATAACCCAGGTAGGTGGAGAATACGATGGAGATGGCCGCCAGGTCGCAGGGACGTATGACCAGGAGCGAGGTCCACCCGAAGAGGAAAGCCCACAGTCGCCCGTAGGCTTCTTTCAGGAATACGTACACGCCGCCTGAACGCGGCATGAGGCCGCCCAGTTCGGCGAAAGTCACCGCGCCGCAGAAGGCCATGAAGGCGCAGATGACCCAGACCAGGAGGTTCCAGCCGGAAGTACCCACGTATCCGGCCACGATGGCGGGTCCCGCGAAGATGCCGGAACCGATGATCCCACCGATAATCACGGTCGTCGCCGTGACCGGTCCCAGGTCCCGCTTGAGTTCGGTCTCTTCCCCGAAGGAATCGGATCGAGCGTCCCTCTGAGCATCGCTCATGGCTGCCTCGAACGGGATTTCCCGGATGAATTGTTAAGGGGTGTTGTGCTTAATGTGGTCTTTTTTTCGGTGCGTGTAAATGATTAATCGCGCGAAACGGCGTTCAGATCATTACGGCGCGCCGGGGTTCAGCGCCCTTCCGCGATGCCCAGCCCGATGATCCGGTCGGCGTTGCGCCAGAGGATTTTCTCGCACACTTCGGGGGTGATGTGCCCCTCGTCCCGTCGGGCGCGGAGCCACTCGATATGCTGGAAATCGAGTTCGGCGTCCGTGTGATCGAGCCCGAGCAACAGCCGGTCCTGGAATTCGTCCAGGAACACGTAGGTGAAGGCCGGGTCGCGGGTCAGGGCATTGAATCCGGAGCCCGCCGACAGGTCGCCGCACAGGTTGGGATAGGTCCTGAACAGCCGGACCAGGGTTCCGCCGGGCGCGATTGGCGTCTTGGCGTAACCTTCCTTCCGGTCGGCCGTGAGATCGCCGCTGATCTCGCTCCAGAAGGAGGCGCTGTGGCCGAAGAAGCGCAGGTTCGGAAACCGTTGGAGGGCCTTCTCGAACCGTGGAAAACCCAGTTCGTCGATCAGTCCGTACGTAACGACCTCCGGCGGCGAGGTGTGAAAGGTCACGGGCAGGCCCAGGTCCTCGCACGCGGCGAAAAGATTCCATAGCCGGGGATCATCCCAGTACACCCGGCTGGTCAACTCCCCCACGCCCCTGGCGCCGCGGGCCACGTACTGATCCAGCACGTCGCGGAACGCGTCCACGCTGTCCAGGTCGTAACGGCGCACGTCGAAATCGCAGAAGGGGATGAACCGCCCGGGGTAGAGCCGGCAGATGTCGAAGACCTCGCCCATGCTCTGGGGTTCCCCGATCACCTCGGCGGACGTGAGCGGCAGGATCACTGCCTTGTCGATCCCCTTCTCGTCCATGCGCCGGACCTGCTCCTCGGCCGACATCATGGGCAGGCCGTTGTTGCGTTTCTTCAGCACCGGCCAGCGGAAGACGTGAGCGTGAATGTCGATGACCATGATGAACCTTTTACTTATGCTACGGTCTTCAGTCGGACGGATGGAAGTTTCTTCAGACGTTGGTTGACCGGATCCACTTCAATCCCCGCGGATAACAGCGCGGTAGCACCGAGCTGCGGTTCGGTGCCCGGTTCGCCGAAGAGCACGGTCCCGCCTACGTGCTCACCCATCACTTCGAGCGTAGCCACGGTGACATCCACCGAAATCTCGCTGCCGTCCTCCAGCGTGTAAACGCGTGTCGTCCTTGGCTTCAGGCCAATACTCTCGAGATACGGCCGAGGGACAAGGGTGTCGGTGGCACCTGTGTCCACCAGGAACAGTCCCTCCCAGTACTTCCGCGCATCCGCAGGATTGGTGACCCTGACCCTGGCATGGATCGCACCCAACTCGTGTCTCCTTCCGGGAAAGCCCGTACTAAGTCACCCCAGCCCCCACACCTCCGCCGCCGTACCCCCCAGCAACCGGTCTTTCTCCGCACTCGTAAGGAAGTCGTAACCCTCCAGGACCAGCAGCAGCTCGTCGGCCAGCGAAAGCCAGTTGTGCTTCACCCGGTGATGTCCCGGGTACCCGGTGCCCCACATGGCCCGTTCCACCCCGAAGGCATCCAGAAGCGCGCGGATGAAAGGGTGCATGTCGCGGAAGGGGAAGGGCTCCTGCGACCGCCCCTTCACGTCCGAGATCTTCACGAAAATCCGGTCGTGCCGGGCCAGGTCGAGAATGGGCTGGAAGACCTCCATCCCGGTTTCAGGATCGGGATATCCCATGTGGTCGATGATCAGCGTCATGTCCGGATGGCGCCGGGCGATCTCGTCGACCTGGGGCGCATCCCCGGGCCTCATGTGGAACTGGATCACCGCGTCCCGTGCGGCGAGTTTCTCCCACATGGTCCGGTTGTCTTCTTTCACGAGAATCTGCTCGTCCGGATAGTAGAAGGGGTGGAAACGGAAACCGACCAGCCCCCGGTCCTCCATCCAGTACCGGACCTGCTCGGCGTTCCCTTCGGTATCCTGCGGGTCGATCAGGCCGTGCCCCACGAACCGGTCCGGAAACCGGGCCACGGAATCGGACATGTAGCCGTTGTCCCATGTCGACCACGACGTCTGCACCAGCACGCTTACGTCCACGCCGTTGGCGTCCATGTCTTCGATCAACTCGTCGGCCGTACCGGGCTCGTCCGGCTCCGCCGTCCACGTCGGTGCGGTGGGCCCCACCGGGTACCGGGGCGGATCGATCTCCCAGACATGTACGTGAGTATCGACGATCATGTGGTGGTCCTTATCCTTTAAGGTGTATCACACACTACACGTATCGTAGGCCGCCTGCATCGCGGCCAGCGGGTCGCCCAGGGGCACGAACTCGTGGCCGACGTACCCCGCGTAACCGGTCTCGCCGATGGCGCGCATGACGGGCGGGTAGTAGATCTCCTGGGTCTCGTCGAGGTCGTTCCGGCCGGGGTTGCCCGCCGTGTGGAAGTGGCCGATGTGCGCGATGTTGACCCGGATGGTGCGGATCAGGTCGCCTTCCATGATCTGCATGTGGTAGATGTCGTAGAGCAGCTTGACCCGCGGCGAACCGACCCCCTCGCAGACGGACACGCCCCAGTCCGTGTAGTCGCACTGGTAGTCCGGGTGGTTCACCTTGCTGTTGAGCAGTTCCATGCACAGGGTTACGCCCTTCTCCTCTGCGGCCTTCACGACGCGCAGCAGGCCCTCGATGCAGTTGTCGCGGCCTTCGTCGTCGGACTTGCCCGCCCGGTTGCCCGAGAAGCAGATCAGGCCGGGTATTTCGTAAGCGACGGCCTGGTCCATGTTGGCCAACAGTTCGTCCTCGATACGGTCGTGATTCTCCCGCTTGTTCAACCCGTCGGGCAGGGAAGCGTGGCCCACGACGATGGCGATGTCCATGCCCGCGTCGCGCACCTGGTTCCAGTGCTCCTCCGGCAGCATCTCGACGGACGCGTAGCCCATACGCGCCGCTTCCCGGATAAGCGATTCCGGGGTTAGCCCGCCCCGGTTGAAACAGCCGAAACAGATGGACTGCCTGATGGTGCTCATTAATGGCTCCTTCAGATGTGGCGCGCCGTCACCCGTACGCGCCGTGCTCCAGGAACCCGAACAGGCGTTTCTGGCGGGGATCGGCATCACGGTATACGTGCTCGGGCATGGTGTAGTCGATGAAGGGGAAGTACTTGTGGCCGATGACGCGCCGCGCGTAGGTGATCTGGGTGATGTACCGCGTGCGGTCGCTCCGGTTCGGCCCGCCCCGGTGCCAGACCTGGTTGTTGAACATGGTGACGCTGCCCGCCGGGCCGAGGTTGTAGTGGATCCGGTCCTCCCACTCGGTACCCTCCAGCGAATCGGGACAGGGACGGCCGAGGAGGTGGGAACCCGGGATGACTTCCGTACCGCCGTGTTCGGGTTCTGTGACGTCGGTGAGATAGTAGTTGCAGGTGAAGAAGAGGACCGGCAATCGGATGTTCTGCGGAGGGTCTCCATCCGTCACCAGGAAATGGGGCGCGTCGTCCTGGTGCCACCGGAAGGACCCGCCGGGACGCGTCTTAAAGGAGTTGTTGTGGATGACGTGGCAGTTCTCGGCCACCAGCGCCTCGGCGAAGCTGACGATGGGCTCGAGGTCGAAGAGGCGGCGGTTCGTCTCGCTGAACTCGAACATGCGGTGGCACAGCGCCATGTGCTCGCTGACCGAATTCAGTCCGTTGGGGTTCTCCCGCAAGCCGTAGTCCAGGTCCCCGCGCAGGGCATCGCACCAGTCGGGCGGCAGCACGTTCTCCAGGAAAAGGAATCCCTGGCGGTTGAACGTATCGACCCAGTCCTGGATCTGCGCCGGTCCGGCGACTTTGCCACCCAGGGGGATTGTGCCGGTGGTCATGCCGTTTCCGTTACTTCGATCGAATTTGAGAAATGTGTTTTAGGAGATATGGTTCTCGTGTACCGGATATAACCGTGCACATGAAAACCGAATTAAACCGCGCTGATGGGAATGTGCAAGGGATTAAGTCCTTGGGTGGTCGGGGCTAGCCAACTCACAGGAAGATGATTGATTGGGACAGCCAGGTAGCGCATTCTTACGTAGTGCCCCGGTCCATGAACACTGGGGCTTTAAGAAGGAGGGTAACTATGATTCGTCCAACCGGGGTGAAAGCCCTTGATGGACACCGTCTCTGGCTCGAGTACTCCGATGGGTCCGCCGGAGAGGTCGATCTTTCCCATCTAGCGGGTATCGGGGTGTTTATCGCTTGGAATGATCATGGACGCTTCGAGGAGGTCCATATAGCCCCGCACGGAGCAATTGCCTGGGACGATGCCCTTGAACTTTGCCCTGATGCACTGTACTTGGCGCTTTCCGGCAAGTCTGTCGAAGAAGCCATGCCCGGTGTGCAAACGCTGACTGAGAATGCCTGAACTCTGCCAGCCGTCTGACCCCGCCCGGTAAGATTGCTCCGCTGGAGTAAACAGGACCAAAAACACCACATCGAATACGGCAACACCTCCTGTAGATAATCAACACCCTCCTACATATCCAAATCGTCAAGTACGCAAGCTGTCTTCGCGGCTGTTGCAATTACGGCCCTGGTCTGCGACTTCAGGTATAGTCCGCTTAGACAGGTTTTTCTTGACTTTCTTAAAATAACTAGTTATCTGACTAGTTATAATATCGTTCTTCAGTCCAAATGGGAACGTCGATCATCGATCAGGTCACTTTGTCATGGGCAGGGAATGGCAGGTCCAGGAAGCGAAGGCGAAGTTCAGCGAACTCCTCGAAACGAGCCGGGAGGAGGGTCCTCAGGTCGTGACCAAGCGGGGCGTGAAAACGGCCGTCCTGGTTTCCATCGAAACGTGGGAACGGATGGCGCGGTCGACCCGGCTCGGCCTAAAGGACCTGCTGCTGTCGCCGGAAGCGCGCACCGAGTCCCTGACGCCACTGCGGGAACGGCGTCGAACGCGCGGGACGGCAGACCCGTCAGGACCGGCAAACCCGGCAGACCCAGCAAACCCGCCAGGACCGGCAAACCCGGAATGACCCATGTATCTACTGGATACCGAAGTCGTATCGGAGCTTCGCAGGAGCCAGCCGCACAAGGATGCGCTGGCGTGGTTTTCGGACGTGGCCCCGGACCAGGTCTACCTTTCCGCCGTGACCGTGGGCGAGATTCAGACGGGCATCGAGTTCGCCCGGGCAAAGGATGCTTCCCGGGCGGCGGAACTGGAGTCCTGGATGGGCAAACTGATGGATTCCCAACGTGTCCTTCCCATGGATACGGCGGTCTTCCGCGTGTGGGGAAGGCTTCTGTACCGCCGGTGGGACGTCCGCATGACCGACGCCATGATCGCCGCGACGGCCGTGGTGCACCGGCTGACCGTGGTCACCGGGGATCCAGAATCCTATGACCGGCTCGGCGTAGAAACGCTGAATCCATACGAGAAGGTAAACGGTAATGTATGACGTAGACGCCATCGCCGCCTACGACCGGGAGAACGTGGCGGACATCAAGGCCCGCCAGGGCCGGATCAACGAGGACGGGCGCGCGGCCGGGCTGAAGATCACGGACGTGCGCACCTGGCGCGTGCTGATGCCGTGGCGGGGCACGAAGCGATGGGACGGGTCCGCGGAAGGGTTCTCATTCGCCGAATTCGAAACAGACCAGGGCCTGGTGGGCGTAGCCGAAGGTTTGTCCAGCGAGGCCGACGCGCTGCGTTCCCGGGTCCTGGGAAAAAACCCCTTCGAACCGGAGGTCCGCGGGTTGATGGGCCTGGCCTACTGGGACCTGGCCGGCAAGATCGCCGGAAAGCCCCTCTACCGGTACCTTCGCGAGGTCTTCGAACTGGATACTCCGGTGGTCACGAAGATCCCCATCGCGGCCTACACCTGGTGCCGCTTCCCCGACGTGAACGGCGAGCACGAGGTGACCTTCGACACCTATCCGCGGCACGTGAAAGCGCTCATGGAGGACGAGACCTTCCGGATCATCAAGCTGTCCATGTGCGACTTCGAGCCCCATCGTTACGTCGAGCTCATCCACAACATCCGCGATGAGGTGGGCTTCGACGTGGACATCCGCGTCGATCCCCACGCGTCGTGGAGCGAGAGCGAAGCCCTGCGGTTCATGCAGGGGGTGGAGGACTGCCGGATCGAATGGATCGAGGAACCCGTCGGCGGCCGGTTCGAGAACATCTTCCGCGCCGGCCACCGCCTGCGGCTCATGAGCAGCATCCCCATTTCCTCCCATGTCTGGCTGCCGCCCCTCCGCCGGGACGCGGCGCCCCGCCCCTACGGCGCTCATGTTTCGGGCCGCTACGGCGACGAGACCCTGGACCAGCCGCTGGACCTCGACGCCATACGCCGCCACGTGGCCGCCGACGTGACCGCGCCGGACGCCTACGCGGGGCCGCTGGCCCTCAAGCGGTACTACGACACCGCCCGGTTCATGGGCATGGAACTGGGCATGCACAGCGCCTACGAACTGGGTCCGGGCACGGCCATT
Proteins encoded in this window:
- a CDS encoding phytanoyl-CoA dioxygenase family protein, whose amino-acid sequence is MTTGTIPLGGKVAGPAQIQDWVDTFNRQGFLFLENVLPPDWCDALRGDLDYGLRENPNGLNSVSEHMALCHRMFEFSETNRRLFDLEPIVSFAEALVAENCHVIHNNSFKTRPGGSFRWHQDDAPHFLVTDGDPPQNIRLPVLFFTCNYYLTDVTEPEHGGTEVIPGSHLLGRPCPDSLEGTEWEDRIHYNLGPAGSVTMFNNQVWHRGGPNRSDRTRYITQITYARRVIGHKYFPFIDYTMPEHVYRDADPRQKRLFGFLEHGAYG
- a CDS encoding DUF2442 domain-containing protein, giving the protein MIRPTGVKALDGHRLWLEYSDGSAGEVDLSHLAGIGVFIAWNDHGRFEEVHIAPHGAIAWDDALELCPDALYLALSGKSVEEAMPGVQTLTENA
- a CDS encoding type II toxin-antitoxin system Phd/YefM family antitoxin produces the protein MGREWQVQEAKAKFSELLETSREEGPQVVTKRGVKTAVLVSIETWERMARSTRLGLKDLLLSPEARTESLTPLRERRRTRGTADPSGPANPADPANPPGPANPE
- a CDS encoding type II toxin-antitoxin system VapC family toxin, with product MYLLDTEVVSELRRSQPHKDALAWFSDVAPDQVYLSAVTVGEIQTGIEFARAKDASRAAELESWMGKLMDSQRVLPMDTAVFRVWGRLLYRRWDVRMTDAMIAATAVVHRLTVVTGDPESYDRLGVETLNPYEKVNGNV